The following proteins are encoded in a genomic region of Actinomadura sp. NAK00032:
- a CDS encoding ATP-binding protein, with product MLVPETPPLVLEPCDEAPAKARRYLTDRFHDLGHADDFVGRLVVTELVTNSYKHVGTGHIVVRVFADVREPLTVIEVWDESRSLPVVQGEDHYSECGRGLLLMAELVHDWGVRPLNEEGKVVWARCAR from the coding sequence ATGCTTGTGCCAGAGACGCCGCCGCTCGTTCTGGAGCCTTGTGACGAGGCGCCCGCGAAAGCACGGCGCTACCTCACCGACCGGTTCCACGACCTGGGGCACGCCGACGACTTCGTCGGGCGGCTCGTGGTTACCGAGCTGGTTACCAACAGCTACAAGCACGTCGGGACCGGGCACATCGTCGTGCGGGTCTTCGCGGACGTGCGCGAGCCGCTCACCGTCATCGAAGTCTGGGACGAAAGCAGGTCCCTCCCGGTCGTCCAGGGCGAGGACCACTACTCCGAGTGCGGGCGCGGTCTGCTGCTGATGGCCGAACTCGTCCACGACTGGGGCGTCCGGCCGCTCAACGAGGAAGGCAAGGTCGTATGGGCCCGCTGCGCCCGCTGA
- a CDS encoding serine/threonine-protein kinase, with protein sequence MSNAIALSGMELGGRYLLERLIGRGGMGEVWQGTDRRLRRPVAVKVLSPDAAAGDTAVARLRREAEAAGTLQHPAITVVFDVGEEPLPDVPGGRLVYLVMELLDGRDLRTILGVAPGGLPVPQAVSLAAQVAEGLAAAHARGVVHRDVKPANLFVLPDGRVKICDFGIARLVDGTRLTIDGSTIGTPHYMAPEQFAGEADSRADLYSLGCVLYELLTGAPPFSAEGGMARLMYQHLNTAPAPLPDSVPADLRALVAELLAKDAADRPSDAATVVRRLGAGGDRTVGPPLIAPSTAPQLNSSLRSNSPQQDPVARQSSAAGWQGSGVAGGVVTQVDVRGGGRGLKVAVAAGGAVLVAVAGVVFALLVSGGPDGNPGKSALPPAVENRAATVPTVDGWHVITSAERGVAYDVPPTWTPGAAGYEMAYFDDATDKPIIGAASVAFIRQETGDGNGCYLALAGVRGGRGGIVDAAPGQAGALAQEAGRQARQWAVGAFSVRGAPPVLDAGTSRTLTLTGGVRAQVHSFTVRSVAGADSCNATRSGARVHVLTAASRVPGRDGGPFAFSVLTGPDIRFAEPDVVEKILRSVRSTR encoded by the coding sequence ATGAGTAACGCCATCGCGCTGAGCGGCATGGAGCTGGGCGGCCGGTACCTGCTGGAGAGGCTCATCGGCCGGGGCGGCATGGGCGAGGTCTGGCAGGGGACCGACCGGCGTCTGCGGCGCCCAGTGGCGGTGAAGGTCCTCTCCCCGGACGCGGCGGCGGGCGACACCGCGGTGGCGCGGCTGCGCCGCGAGGCGGAGGCGGCGGGCACACTGCAGCATCCGGCCATCACCGTCGTGTTCGACGTCGGCGAGGAACCGCTCCCGGACGTCCCCGGCGGTCGCCTGGTCTACCTGGTGATGGAGCTCCTGGACGGGCGGGACCTGCGCACGATCCTCGGCGTCGCGCCCGGCGGACTGCCCGTCCCGCAGGCGGTTTCGCTGGCCGCGCAGGTCGCCGAAGGGCTCGCCGCCGCGCACGCGCGCGGGGTGGTGCACCGCGACGTCAAGCCCGCCAACCTGTTCGTGCTGCCCGACGGACGGGTCAAGATCTGCGACTTCGGCATCGCCCGGCTCGTCGACGGCACCCGGCTGACCATCGACGGCAGCACGATCGGGACGCCCCACTACATGGCGCCCGAGCAGTTCGCCGGTGAGGCCGACTCCCGCGCCGACCTGTACTCGCTGGGCTGCGTCCTGTACGAGCTCCTGACCGGCGCCCCGCCGTTCAGCGCCGAGGGCGGCATGGCCAGGCTGATGTACCAGCACCTGAACACGGCGCCCGCGCCCCTGCCCGATTCGGTGCCCGCCGACCTGCGCGCCCTGGTCGCCGAACTGCTCGCCAAGGACGCGGCGGACCGTCCGTCCGACGCCGCGACCGTGGTCCGGCGGTTGGGCGCCGGCGGTGACCGGACGGTGGGTCCGCCGCTCATCGCGCCATCCACCGCACCGCAGCTGAACTCATCGCTGCGATCGAACTCGCCGCAGCAGGACCCGGTGGCGCGGCAGAGTTCGGCGGCGGGGTGGCAGGGGTCGGGTGTGGCGGGTGGTGTGGTTACTCAGGTTGATGTTCGTGGCGGGGGGCGGGGTCTGAAGGTCGCGGTCGCCGCCGGGGGCGCCGTGCTGGTGGCGGTGGCGGGGGTCGTGTTCGCCCTCTTGGTGAGCGGCGGGCCCGACGGGAACCCCGGGAAGTCCGCATTGCCTCCCGCTGTGGAGAACCGCGCCGCGACCGTGCCGACCGTCGACGGCTGGCATGTGATCACCTCCGCCGAGCGCGGGGTGGCCTACGACGTGCCTCCGACCTGGACGCCGGGGGCCGCGGGCTACGAGATGGCGTACTTCGACGACGCGACGGACAAGCCGATCATCGGAGCGGCGAGCGTCGCCTTCATCCGGCAGGAGACCGGGGACGGGAACGGCTGCTACCTCGCCCTCGCCGGTGTCCGCGGCGGCAGGGGCGGGATCGTCGACGCCGCGCCGGGGCAGGCCGGGGCGCTGGCACAGGAGGCGGGCAGGCAGGCGCGCCAGTGGGCCGTGGGCGCGTTCAGCGTGCGAGGCGCGCCGCCGGTGCTGGACGCGGGGACGTCCCGCACACTGACTCTGACCGGCGGCGTCCGGGCTCAGGTCCATTCGTTCACGGTCCGGTCGGTGGCCGGCGCCGACTCGTGCAACGCGACCAGGAGCGGGGCGCGCGTGCATGTCCTGACGGCCGCCTCGCGGGTTCCGGGGCGCGACGGCGGGCCGTTCGCGTTCTCCGTCCTCACCGGGCCGGACATCCGGTTCGCCGAGCCGGACGTGGTCGAGAAGATCCTGCGGAGCGTCCGCTCGACGCGGTGA
- the galE gene encoding UDP-glucose 4-epimerase GalE has product MKVLITGGAGFIGSTIASAFAERGITPVVLDSLVTGRSEFTAGKIFYQGDIGDGDLVDRIFRDHPDIIATVHCAALIVVPDSMADPLRYYRVNLSKTLDLAGHLVRNGRDRMIFASTAGMYRPEPDLSVTETSFLDPQNPYTRSKMMAELLLQDFCKAYDFRVISLRYLNPIGADPRLRTGLQNSKPTHALGKMIECYAQGVPFKITGVDWETRDGTAIRDYIHVWDIARAFYEAATRFDAIIPPVGDHARYEVINLGTGDGTTVRELVAAFREVVGDGFAAEDAPARPGDVVGAYVNPAKAWDVLSWKPDYTIEDAIRHSLQWAERRRDLDVA; this is encoded by the coding sequence ATGAAAGTGCTGATCACTGGGGGAGCCGGGTTCATCGGCAGCACGATCGCCTCCGCCTTCGCCGAGCGCGGCATCACGCCCGTGGTGCTCGACAGCCTGGTCACGGGCCGCTCGGAGTTCACCGCCGGGAAGATCTTCTACCAGGGCGACATCGGTGACGGGGACCTGGTCGACCGGATCTTCCGCGACCACCCCGACATCATCGCGACCGTCCACTGCGCCGCGCTGATCGTGGTGCCCGACTCGATGGCCGACCCGCTGCGCTACTACCGGGTCAACCTGTCCAAGACCCTCGACCTCGCCGGCCACCTGGTGCGCAACGGCCGGGACCGGATGATCTTCGCGTCCACCGCCGGGATGTACCGTCCCGAACCCGACCTGTCGGTCACCGAGACCTCGTTCCTCGACCCGCAGAACCCCTACACCCGCTCGAAGATGATGGCGGAGCTCCTCCTGCAGGACTTCTGCAAGGCCTACGACTTCCGCGTCATCTCGCTGCGCTACCTCAACCCGATCGGCGCCGACCCGCGGCTGCGCACCGGCCTGCAGAACAGCAAGCCGACGCACGCCCTCGGCAAGATGATCGAGTGCTACGCGCAGGGCGTCCCGTTCAAGATCACCGGGGTGGACTGGGAGACCCGGGACGGCACCGCGATCCGCGACTACATCCACGTCTGGGACATCGCCCGCGCCTTCTACGAGGCCGCCACCCGCTTCGACGCGATCATCCCGCCGGTCGGCGACCACGCCCGCTACGAGGTGATCAACCTCGGCACGGGCGACGGCACCACCGTCCGCGAACTGGTCGCCGCCTTCCGCGAGGTCGTCGGCGACGGCTTCGCCGCCGAGGACGCCCCGGCCCGCCCCGGCGACGTCGTCGGCGCCTATGTCAACCCGGCCAAGGCGTGGGACGTCCTCTCCTGGAAGCCCGACTACACCATCGAGGACGCCATCCGGCACTCCCTCCAGTGGGCCGAACGCCGCCGCGACCTCGACGTGGCCTGA
- a CDS encoding response regulator transcription factor, whose product MEPIRVLIVDDHALFAEALAARLGREPDLVILPIADDVRRALALTATERPRVLVLDLMLGHESGLDVLDRLRADHPDVRVVVLTAVSDLDAMVRAVRLGAVGWLEKTESAELVARVIRSAARRGGWIPPDLLGDLLRTLVRDGGEPGGEPLAELTPREREVLQCMVDGLGRGEIADRLGLSANTVRTHTQNLLAKLGLHSALEAITLAMRAGMRPGG is encoded by the coding sequence ATGGAACCGATCCGCGTCCTCATCGTGGACGATCACGCGCTGTTCGCCGAGGCCCTCGCGGCCCGGCTGGGGCGCGAACCCGACCTGGTGATCCTGCCGATCGCCGACGACGTGCGGCGCGCGCTCGCGCTGACCGCCACCGAGCGCCCCCGGGTGCTCGTCCTCGACCTGATGCTCGGCCACGAGAGCGGGCTGGACGTGCTGGACCGGCTCCGCGCGGACCACCCGGACGTGCGGGTCGTCGTGCTGACCGCGGTGAGCGACCTGGACGCGATGGTGCGGGCCGTCCGGCTCGGCGCGGTGGGGTGGCTGGAGAAGACCGAGAGCGCCGAGCTGGTCGCGCGGGTGATCCGGTCGGCGGCGCGGCGCGGCGGGTGGATCCCGCCGGACCTGCTCGGCGACCTGCTGCGCACGCTCGTCCGGGACGGCGGGGAGCCGGGCGGGGAGCCGCTGGCGGAGCTGACGCCGCGGGAGCGCGAGGTCCTGCAGTGCATGGTGGACGGGCTCGGCCGCGGCGAGATCGCCGATCGGCTCGGGCTGTCGGCCAACACCGTCCGGACGCACACGCAGAACCTGCTGGCGAAGCTCGGGCTGCACTCGGCGCTGGAGGCGATCACGCTGGCGATGCGGGCCGGCATGCGCCCCGGCGGCTGA
- a CDS encoding DegT/DnrJ/EryC1/StrS aminotransferase family protein — MSSSVPFTIPSVSGEVSDAVVKVLDSGWITTGPQTAAFEQEFADHLGAAHVVAVASCTTALELCLRALDLPPGSAVLTPSLTFCGAINAILHAGHRPVLVDIDEDTLVPSAETVAAAARRCDPAAMIVQNQGGYPVDVPALAAAAGLDRTRVVEDAAHGPGAARGGRPVGADSFAACFSFYATKNMPIGEGGAVASSDQEFADRVRAMRMHGMSKDSWKRYLPGGSWRYDVKTVGLKANMTDVQAAIGRAQLAALPAWQERRAEIVARYDAALRDLPGLVLPQRNLDGVQHAWHLYQVRVRDRDAISAELEAAGVATSVHFIPANQMTAYLEILGAEECAQVPVTDRVGEELLSLPLYPGLTGDGLERVVTALTEALRTRS, encoded by the coding sequence ATGAGTTCGTCCGTCCCGTTCACGATCCCGTCGGTGTCCGGCGAGGTGTCCGACGCGGTCGTCAAGGTGCTCGACTCGGGCTGGATCACCACGGGCCCGCAGACGGCCGCGTTCGAGCAGGAGTTCGCCGACCACCTCGGCGCCGCGCACGTCGTCGCGGTGGCCTCCTGCACGACCGCGCTGGAGCTGTGCCTGCGCGCGCTCGACCTGCCGCCGGGCTCGGCGGTGCTGACGCCGAGCCTGACGTTCTGCGGCGCGATCAACGCGATCCTGCACGCGGGGCACCGGCCGGTGCTGGTCGACATCGACGAGGACACGCTGGTCCCGAGCGCGGAGACGGTCGCGGCGGCGGCCCGGCGCTGCGACCCGGCGGCGATGATCGTCCAGAACCAGGGCGGGTACCCGGTGGACGTGCCGGCGCTCGCGGCGGCGGCCGGGCTCGACCGGACGCGGGTGGTCGAGGACGCCGCGCACGGGCCGGGCGCGGCGCGCGGCGGGAGGCCGGTCGGGGCGGACTCGTTCGCGGCGTGCTTCTCCTTCTACGCGACGAAGAACATGCCGATCGGCGAGGGCGGCGCGGTGGCGTCCAGCGACCAGGAGTTCGCCGACCGGGTCCGCGCGATGCGGATGCACGGGATGAGCAAGGACTCCTGGAAGCGGTACCTGCCGGGCGGCAGCTGGCGCTACGACGTGAAGACGGTCGGGCTGAAGGCCAACATGACCGACGTCCAGGCGGCGATCGGGCGGGCGCAGCTCGCGGCGCTGCCGGCCTGGCAGGAGCGGCGCGCCGAGATCGTCGCCCGCTACGACGCGGCGCTGCGGGACCTGCCGGGGCTCGTCCTCCCGCAGCGGAACCTGGACGGGGTCCAGCACGCGTGGCACCTCTACCAGGTCCGCGTGCGGGACCGGGACGCGATCAGCGCCGAGCTGGAGGCGGCGGGCGTCGCGACGTCCGTCCACTTCATCCCGGCGAACCAGATGACGGCCTACCTGGAGATCCTCGGCGCCGAGGAGTGCGCGCAGGTGCCGGTGACCGACCGGGTCGGCGAGGAGCTGCTGTCGCTGCCGCTGTATCCGGGGCTGACCGGCGACGGCCTGGAACGCGTCGTCACCGCGCTCACCGAGGCACTGCGGACCCGGAGCTGA
- a CDS encoding polysaccharide biosynthesis protein: protein MRRFLPRRGPQAPAPAPASPLALLMGRDEVAMAPHRGRRLVRGRRVLVTGACGTVGRALCHQVGLLEPAALCLLDRDGGGLADVGRDLARHGVEGVTLAEADVRDADRVGEVVAAARPDLVFHTAGRNELADLERDPCRGAAHNVLGTRHVIDAAVRHGAERLVFVSSDKAADPTSVLGATMRLGELLLRTATPGPTCFAAVRVGNVIGGAGRLLTVLAHRISSGEVVTIGHPEVARHFMTVEEAAGLLIEAAAMAEEAETFVLDMGRPVPVVELVHRYAEQLRLPEVTIRFSGLGPGEKLAEKAFADSERRIRTAHPKIWATRPAAPPAGLPQLLDELEAAAGAGDCDAVRLLLRRLLPEYHPVRRAEPSGDPPPPGPNCLCGAGCDPAPPGL from the coding sequence GTGCGGAGGTTCCTGCCGCGCCGCGGCCCGCAGGCCCCCGCGCCGGCCCCGGCCAGCCCGCTCGCCCTGCTGATGGGGCGGGACGAGGTGGCCATGGCGCCGCATCGCGGGCGGCGGCTGGTCCGCGGCCGGCGGGTGCTGGTCACCGGGGCGTGCGGGACGGTCGGCCGGGCGCTGTGCCACCAGGTCGGGCTGCTCGAACCGGCCGCGCTGTGCCTGCTCGACCGCGACGGCGGCGGCCTCGCCGACGTCGGGAGGGACCTCGCCCGGCACGGCGTGGAGGGCGTCACGCTCGCCGAGGCCGACGTGCGGGACGCCGACCGGGTCGGCGAGGTCGTCGCGGCGGCCCGCCCCGACCTGGTGTTCCACACCGCGGGCCGCAACGAGCTGGCCGACCTCGAACGGGACCCGTGCCGGGGCGCCGCGCACAACGTCCTCGGCACCCGGCACGTGATCGACGCGGCGGTGCGGCACGGCGCGGAGCGGCTGGTGTTCGTCTCGTCCGACAAGGCCGCCGACCCGACCTCGGTGCTCGGCGCGACGATGCGGCTCGGCGAGCTGCTGCTGCGGACGGCGACGCCCGGCCCGACGTGCTTCGCCGCCGTCCGCGTCGGCAACGTGATCGGCGGCGCGGGCCGGCTGCTGACCGTGCTCGCGCACCGCATCTCCTCCGGCGAGGTCGTCACGATCGGCCACCCGGAGGTGGCGCGGCACTTCATGACCGTGGAGGAGGCGGCGGGGCTGCTGATCGAGGCGGCGGCGATGGCGGAGGAGGCGGAGACGTTCGTCCTCGACATGGGCCGCCCCGTCCCGGTGGTGGAGCTCGTGCACCGGTACGCCGAGCAGCTGCGGCTGCCGGAGGTGACGATCCGCTTCAGCGGGCTCGGGCCGGGCGAGAAGCTCGCGGAGAAGGCGTTCGCCGACTCCGAGCGCCGGATCCGCACCGCGCACCCGAAGATCTGGGCGACCCGTCCCGCGGCGCCGCCCGCCGGGCTCCCGCAGCTGCTGGACGAGCTGGAGGCGGCGGCCGGCGCCGGCGACTGCGACGCGGTCCGGCTGCTGCTGCGCCGGCTGCTCCCCGAGTACCACCCGGTCCGGCGGGCGGAGCCGTCCGGCGACCCGCCGCCGCCCGGACCGAACTGCCTCTGCGGCGCGGGGTGCGACCCCGCCCCGCCCGGCCTGTGA
- a CDS encoding glycosyltransferase, producing MTSTRKPSTNKLRVATVITRFNGGAGQVALNGALALPDGGYERAIVTGGVGMDSTAASTGNSVLYGDDAVANAAAGDLTPAAHAAGMEIVQVGPLVPQISPRDDLAALRTLTRVLAEGRYDVVHTHSAKGGVIGRVAAARAGVPRIVHTWHGFPFNEFQSWARRRVYIGLERIAAKRTDAFLAIGSETVTTALRLGLTTPERVRLSWPAVDVDAYAAAPGSRAQARRRLDLPLGVKVVGSVGRLTYQKGPEVFAKAIARLPDDVFGLWVGGGPMAEELARLTAKLGIAERMRWLGHRDDVAGVLPAFDVMAMASRWEGLPCVLVEAIAAGIPLVATAVPSNQDLVLAGETGMLVRPEDPEGLASAVAALLDDPSAAARMAERARARVGAWFSPEHLGTVLDETYRGNSARP from the coding sequence ATGACCAGCACGAGGAAGCCCAGCACGAACAAGCTCAGAGTCGCCACGGTGATCACCCGCTTCAACGGCGGGGCCGGGCAGGTCGCGCTGAACGGCGCGCTCGCCCTCCCGGACGGCGGCTACGAGCGCGCGATCGTCACCGGCGGCGTCGGCATGGACAGCACGGCAGCGTCCACGGGAAACAGCGTCCTCTACGGGGACGACGCCGTCGCGAACGCCGCCGCCGGTGACCTCACTCCCGCGGCGCACGCGGCCGGGATGGAGATCGTCCAGGTGGGGCCGCTGGTGCCGCAGATCTCGCCGCGCGACGACCTGGCCGCGCTGCGCACGCTGACCCGGGTGCTGGCGGAGGGGCGGTACGACGTCGTCCACACGCACAGCGCGAAGGGCGGCGTGATCGGCCGGGTGGCGGCGGCCCGCGCCGGGGTCCCGCGCATCGTGCACACCTGGCACGGGTTCCCGTTCAACGAGTTCCAGTCGTGGGCACGGCGACGCGTATATATAGGTCTCGAGCGGATCGCCGCCAAGCGCACCGACGCGTTCCTCGCGATCGGGTCGGAGACGGTGACGACGGCGCTGCGGCTCGGGCTGACGACACCGGAGCGGGTGCGGCTGTCGTGGCCGGCGGTGGACGTGGACGCCTACGCCGCCGCGCCCGGCTCCCGCGCGCAGGCCCGCCGCCGCCTCGACCTGCCGCTCGGCGTGAAGGTCGTCGGGTCCGTCGGGCGGCTGACGTACCAGAAGGGCCCGGAGGTCTTCGCGAAGGCGATCGCGCGGCTGCCGGACGACGTGTTCGGGCTGTGGGTCGGCGGCGGGCCGATGGCCGAGGAGCTGGCGAGGCTGACGGCCAAGCTCGGCATCGCCGAGCGGATGCGCTGGCTCGGGCACCGCGACGACGTCGCCGGCGTGCTGCCCGCGTTCGACGTGATGGCGATGGCGAGCCGCTGGGAGGGGCTCCCGTGCGTGCTGGTCGAGGCGATCGCGGCGGGGATCCCGCTGGTCGCGACGGCCGTCCCGTCCAACCAGGACCTGGTGCTCGCCGGTGAGACCGGGATGCTCGTGCGCCCCGAGGACCCGGAGGGCCTCGCGTCGGCGGTGGCGGCGCTGCTGGACGACCCGTCCGCCGCCGCGCGGATGGCCGAGCGCGCCCGCGCCCGCGTCGGCGCGTGGTTCTCGCCGGAGCACCTCGGGACCGTCCTCGACGAGACCTACCGAGGGAACTCCGCGCGCCCATGA
- a CDS encoding O-antigen ligase: MTATIEAPPAAPTATAAAPLKRGTRLTAVTLVAGIASLPMLMPAGLPPGPGNTGLPDLALVAVTGTLLLWAGTRKLPVYWPFLIPTLLTIIAGGIAAIVNDAGALTLVKDLFVLLWAVAIANFGRDTSLMRLALRAFVWIGTCYAIVMIVGFVLGIEALSGKQVDGERAMFTFGDANYASNWFICVFFIARASRFPETAWKRWTVCGALLTAEILTGSNGGLLALTIAILLGYLFRLFREGKAHHAIAVGALAVVVGGGAATVVSAVNVQPLLDQASQASPILRDSIGRTTGESTNSRSTVLATTLQMIDAQPHPWGIGPGQTEKQMLVRQETYVREAHNDYVAAVLERGFLGGIALITLVFVLLLKCVRIARRDALTGEYARLVPRPELFGALIAVFLISGLFYETLHYRHGWAIFGLIAALDLYRPGGRPPGTPANRRLDETQEGP; encoded by the coding sequence ATGACCGCGACCATCGAGGCACCGCCCGCCGCACCGACCGCGACCGCGGCCGCGCCGCTGAAGCGCGGCACGCGGCTGACGGCCGTGACGCTCGTCGCGGGCATCGCCTCACTGCCGATGCTGATGCCGGCCGGCCTGCCGCCGGGGCCGGGCAACACGGGACTGCCCGACCTCGCGCTCGTCGCCGTCACCGGGACCCTGCTGCTGTGGGCGGGCACCCGGAAACTGCCGGTCTACTGGCCGTTCCTCATCCCCACCCTGCTGACGATCATCGCGGGCGGCATCGCCGCGATCGTCAACGACGCGGGCGCGCTGACGCTCGTCAAGGACCTGTTCGTGCTGCTGTGGGCGGTCGCGATCGCGAACTTCGGCCGCGACACGTCCCTCATGAGGCTCGCCCTCCGCGCCTTCGTCTGGATCGGGACGTGCTACGCCATCGTGATGATCGTCGGCTTCGTGCTGGGGATCGAGGCGCTGTCGGGCAAGCAGGTCGACGGTGAGCGCGCGATGTTCACCTTCGGCGACGCCAACTACGCGTCCAACTGGTTCATCTGCGTCTTCTTCATCGCCCGCGCGAGCCGCTTCCCCGAGACGGCCTGGAAGCGGTGGACGGTCTGCGGCGCCCTGCTCACCGCCGAGATCCTGACCGGCTCCAACGGCGGGCTGCTCGCGCTGACCATCGCGATCCTGCTCGGCTACCTGTTCCGGCTGTTCCGCGAGGGCAAGGCGCACCACGCCATCGCGGTCGGCGCGCTCGCCGTGGTCGTCGGCGGCGGCGCCGCCACGGTCGTGTCGGCGGTGAACGTCCAGCCGCTCCTGGACCAGGCGAGCCAGGCGTCCCCGATCCTGCGCGACTCCATCGGCCGGACGACCGGGGAGAGCACCAACTCGCGCAGCACCGTCCTCGCCACCACCCTCCAAATGATCGACGCCCAGCCGCACCCGTGGGGCATCGGACCCGGCCAGACCGAGAAGCAGATGCTGGTGCGGCAGGAGACGTACGTGCGGGAGGCGCACAACGACTACGTCGCCGCCGTCCTGGAGCGCGGCTTCCTCGGCGGGATCGCGCTCATCACGCTGGTGTTCGTCCTGCTGCTGAAGTGCGTGCGGATCGCCCGCCGGGACGCGCTGACCGGCGAGTACGCGCGACTCGTCCCCCGCCCCGAACTGTTCGGCGCGCTGATCGCCGTCTTCCTCATCTCCGGACTCTTCTACGAGACCCTCCACTACCGCCACGGCTGGGCGATCTTCGGCCTCATCGCCGCGCTTGATCTGTACCGCCCAGGGGGGCGACCCCCTGGAACCCCCGCCAACCGCCGGCTGGACGAAACCCAGGAGGGGCCATGA
- a CDS encoding lipopolysaccharide biosynthesis protein, which yields MTDTQSRAVAAPAAEAGRLRGRLLALVAGNMAGRIGALGSLGIATILVARVGGPKLVGAFTLVRILPGLLCQLSSAGLPGAAPFFLARGDYDQRRVRPTLAWLTVIGATISGIGWLALSPLFYLVFFKSFGMWIAVAAAAPSFTQGFVSVGKGLLQGTDDQHGASLAIAVEEFVFLPIYLVILTGWYGPGALITGLVLADVAAAAWIARRLARRGFFRGWGRADRRLGRSIAGYGFRGYLGQLIDLLQLRFDMALLGALAGPKVLGVYTVASKFAELVQLPGLAVNYVLYPDFAKEDRETATKRTSRLILPALAVSALAALPLALIAGTALPWVFGDVFDDAVVPTYIRLAGVVTFGVTGLIMAYLYGVGRPGAASTGQGIGLLVVVVLGAVLIPTHGAIGAAVATSVSFVATTAALLVWFQRVKKPAPEDPAHEDPAPSRPSVSETKG from the coding sequence ATGACCGACACCCAGTCTCGGGCCGTCGCCGCGCCCGCCGCGGAGGCCGGACGGCTGCGGGGGCGGTTGCTGGCGCTCGTCGCGGGGAACATGGCGGGGCGGATCGGGGCGCTCGGGTCGCTCGGCATCGCGACGATCCTCGTCGCGCGGGTCGGCGGGCCGAAGCTCGTCGGCGCGTTCACGCTCGTCCGGATCCTGCCGGGGCTGCTGTGCCAGCTGTCCAGCGCGGGCCTGCCCGGCGCCGCGCCGTTCTTCCTCGCCCGCGGCGACTACGACCAGCGCCGGGTGCGGCCCACCCTCGCCTGGCTGACCGTCATCGGCGCGACCATCTCTGGAATCGGGTGGTTGGCCCTCAGCCCCCTGTTCTACCTGGTGTTCTTCAAGTCGTTCGGGATGTGGATCGCGGTCGCCGCCGCCGCGCCGTCCTTCACGCAGGGCTTCGTGTCGGTCGGCAAGGGCCTGCTCCAGGGGACGGACGACCAGCACGGCGCGAGCCTCGCCATCGCCGTCGAGGAGTTCGTGTTCCTGCCCATCTACCTGGTGATCCTGACCGGCTGGTACGGGCCCGGCGCGCTGATCACCGGGCTGGTGCTCGCCGACGTCGCCGCCGCCGCGTGGATCGCCCGGCGGCTCGCCCGGCGCGGCTTCTTCCGGGGCTGGGGGCGCGCCGACCGGCGGCTCGGCCGCTCCATCGCCGGGTACGGGTTCCGCGGCTACCTCGGCCAGCTCATCGACCTGCTGCAGCTGCGCTTCGACATGGCGCTGCTCGGCGCGCTCGCCGGGCCGAAGGTGCTCGGCGTGTACACGGTCGCGAGCAAGTTCGCCGAGCTGGTGCAGCTGCCGGGGCTCGCGGTCAACTACGTCCTGTACCCCGACTTCGCCAAGGAGGACCGGGAGACGGCGACGAAGCGGACGTCCCGCCTGATCCTGCCCGCACTGGCGGTGTCGGCGCTCGCCGCGCTGCCGCTCGCGCTGATCGCCGGGACCGCGCTGCCCTGGGTGTTCGGGGACGTGTTCGACGACGCGGTCGTGCCCACCTACATCCGGCTCGCCGGCGTCGTCACGTTCGGCGTGACCGGGCTAATCATGGCCTATCTGTACGGGGTGGGACGGCCCGGCGCCGCGTCCACCGGGCAGGGCATCGGGCTGCTGGTGGTCGTCGTCCTCGGCGCCGTCCTGATCCCGACGCACGGCGCGATCGGCGCGGCCGTCGCCACGTCCGTGTCGTTCGTCGCCACCACGGCCGCGCTGCTGGTCTGGTTCCAGCGCGTCAAGAAGCCCGCACCCGAGGATCCCGCACACGAGGACCCCGCGCCCTCTCGACCCTCCGTATCCGAGACCAAGGGGTGA